The Nitrososphaerales archaeon genome contains the following window.
ATAACAAAATTGAGATTAGATGGAGTTTATTTACTATGGATTCATCGCAAGTCTATTAGCAGGCTTAGCTACGGGACTTGGTGCACTCCCAATACTCTTCAAGAGCCAATTTTCTGACGATCTTCTAGATATCTTACTCGGTTTTGCAGCGGGCATCATGCTAGCAGCAACCTCTTTTAGCCTTTTAGTCCCTGCGATCGAGTTAGGTGGATCAGGAATGGCAGTGGTTGGTCTTTTAACGGGTGCTTTGATGTTGCACTTTATCGATCGCTTCGTACCACATTTTCATCCCGTTGCAGGTAAAGAGGGTCCACCATCAAGACTCTCAAAGATCTGGCTTTTCATCATCGCCATGTCCATCCACAACTTCCCTGAAGGGTTGGCTGTAGGTGTGAGCTTCGGTTCGGGCGATTTGGCGAGTGGTTTGATTATGGCTAGCGCGATCAGTATTCAGAATACTCCAGAGGGTTTGGCTGTAGCTCTACCACTCCTAAGAGAGAAATATAGTAAGAAAAGAGCTATTGGTTATGCAACTTTAACGGGGCTCGTCGAACCCATCGGAGGAGTATCTGGTGCAATCCTGGTCTCTTTAATACATTATATACTACCTTTGGGATTTGCATTTGCAGCAGGAGCGATGCTATTCGTAGTAATAGATGAAATGATCCCTGAAAGTCACAAGAAGGGTTTTGGTAGAGAAGCTACCTTTGGGTTGATAATCGGCTTCTCGATCATGATGCTTCTAGATAGCTTATTCGCATAAATTTTGCTCTATGGCTTTATTCACGTCA
Protein-coding sequences here:
- a CDS encoding ZIP family metal transporter gives rise to the protein MEFIYYGFIASLLAGLATGLGALPILFKSQFSDDLLDILLGFAAGIMLAATSFSLLVPAIELGGSGMAVVGLLTGALMLHFIDRFVPHFHPVAGKEGPPSRLSKIWLFIIAMSIHNFPEGLAVGVSFGSGDLASGLIMASAISIQNTPEGLAVALPLLREKYSKKRAIGYATLTGLVEPIGGVSGAILVSLIHYILPLGFAFAAGAMLFVVIDEMIPESHKKGFGREATFGLIIGFSIMMLLDSLFA